In the Pongo abelii isolate AG06213 chromosome 9, NHGRI_mPonAbe1-v2.0_pri, whole genome shotgun sequence genome, TCGGTGTCCTGTGGGCTGTGGGAATGTACAGGGCTCAACTGCAATGTACTCTGCATTCATGTCTGCTGCCACCTTCTGGAGTTTCCCAGTTTGGATTTTTGAGTAAACTGTCTTAAGCAGCATTTCCTTTTAACCTCATGAAACTAACAATAGCTATGTCCCCTAGCAAGATGCACCTTTGACACACTTTTATTCCCTCTTCTAAAAGTGGTTGAATTAATCTAAGCCTTTATTTctagattatttcatttttccttacATTGCATCTCTTTTATCTCAGAAATTTGTCTTGGAAATTCCCACTCTGTTCTTCCCCGGCATTATCAGCAGTCGCTTAGATCTGCTTAGATCTTAGATCGCTCAGATCTGTGGGTGTTCTGTGGGAGATCATTTCTCACCAGCGCTCCCTGTGTGCTGTCTTCCCTCCACCTTTTCCCTCCGGGTTCGCTTGGCTGGAGATCGTCCTCAGATCCCTCTTGTCCGCTCCTCCCCAGTGAGTGATTTCTAAAGCCTTGCCTGTGACACTGATCAGAGAACAGGCTCAGCGTGGTGGCGCGTCACCATGAAACAGATGGACTTGGCTCAGGGTCCCCAAATGTGTCACTTCCCAGGAACTCCCCTTTCCTGCCGGGAGACTGAGCTCCAAGGACACCTTGGGCCATTCTATAACTTCCTGGTTACCTTTAGTTATGGAAAGCCCGTTGACCTCATAATTCTAAAAGGTGAATTGAGTGTTTGAATCAGAGCGCGCTGGAGCTCAGCGGTGCttcactcctccctcccctgaTCTTGCCCTGCCTGGGTCCTTCCAAGGCCCCAGAGGAGAGTGGGAAGCTGGAAGCCACGGGTCTTGTGCAAAGCCCTGCTTGGCTGGTCATCAGTACTCAGGGCCCGCCTGCCCCTCAGCGCCTCTAGGGTGGGCATTGAATGCCGAATCCTCCCCGGGCTGAGCCCTCTTCTCCTGCAAGCGGAGACTGTGAAGATATTTGAGGCTGAGAGGAGAACAGAAGGGAATGGCagatttttttgtgaaggtaccAGGCCTGCTGGCAGGCGTTTCCCAGCTTAGCTGACAGATCAGAACACAGAATCAGTCACTGCACAGGAAAGGGGTTGGACAGAATTGCACCAAGTGTACAGTTGGTTTACAGACCTGAGAGGCTTTATTGCAAGGAAattcattcattattattatttttttattttaaacagatgGAGACAATAGGAAGGAAAGAGACCTTCCTGGTCACAGGTGGGCCACAGGAGAACAGGCAGCAGCCCAGGAGGATCCAGGGTCCTGATGGTGGTTGAGAAGCTGGTTCTTAGTGATCACACAGGAACATTGGCCTGGCCTTGTGGGGTCAGACCTTGCATCTCAGTCGGCCCAGGGAGAAGAAGAAGATGGTCCACACCCAAGTGCAGGGAACATCGTGGCGGTTGGCTGGGCACCCTCGTCCAGGCAAGGACACCTTCTGCATCAAGGAAACACGCGTTTCTGGAGTGAGGAGGCTGAAGGCAGGGCCCAGAGGAGAGCCAAGACATGCAAGGAGGTGTGTGCATGGATGGTGAGCTAGAGCAGGTGCAGCTGCCTCAGGGAGGATGTATGGGACGAACTGATTCAGGGAAACCATAAGAAATACTTTCACTGAACAGGAGAAACCTGAAGGTCTGGGTCCAGAGCCTCAGATCTTACACTGGCAGCACACGGGGACACAGCAGCTGGACTGGCAGCAGCAGGGCTTACAGCAGCTGGACTGGGAGCAGCCACAAGAACCACAGCCCCCCTTGGAGCCCCCACaggagccacagctggagcagcagcAGATGGGCACACAGCAGCTGGAGCCACAGCCCCCCTTGGAGCCCCCACAGGAGCCACAGCCCCCCTTGGAACCCCCACAGGAGCCACAACCCCCCTTGGAGCCCCCACAAGAGCCACAACCCCCTTTGGAGCCCCCACaggagccacagctggagcaggaaCAGGCTGGCACACAGCAGCACACGGGCTTGCAGCAGCAGACTGGCACAAAACAGCTGGAGCCACAGCCAGAGCCACAGCCCCCACAGCCGGAACCACAGCCCCCACAGCCACAGCAGCCCATGGTTCTGGTGGATTGAGGGTGGAGCAGGTAGAGGAGCAGGTGAGAGGGAGGTGCAGGTGTGGAGCTCCCTGAGCCTGGGCTCTTTATATACCTGTCCAGATGTCAGGCATGACACAGGGTCCCTTTCTTGTGACTGTTTACACTGTTTTTCCAGAgctctatttttttcccctttgctagTGACTTCCTCCTGGCTCAGTTGAGCATCTACTTTCTTTGTTTGCTAAATTTGTCTTTTTCCCCATTTGTTTTGGCCCCTGCAATTGAAACCTCAGCTCCAGGCTGTCTGGTGCTTCCCACCAAGCTCCAGGGTGCTGGTCACCTGCTCTCTGCTGGCCACATGTGACCAATGGGCAGCAGCCTCTGCCCACGAGCTCTCATCTTTCCTGTGTTGACTCCCCCAGtaatattaattttacatttttagatttcAAAAGTTATCCatggtctttatattttactCATGCCAGTCTCAGCTTTCCAGGTGTATTAGACCATTCtttgcattgctctaaagaaatacttgaggctgggtaatttataaaggaaagaggttagaatggctcatggttctgcaggctgcacaagcaTGGCACCCAcctctgcttctggagaggccctcagggagcttttcctcatggtggaaggtgaagcaggagcaggcacgcTACATGGTGAGAATGGGAGCAAGGGGTGAGGAGGGGCCACACACTTGTGAACAACCAGATCTGAGTGAacacactcatcaccaaggggatggcgctAAGCcagtcatgagggatccacccccatgacccaaacacctccccgcaggcccctccttcaacactggggattacatttcgacaagagatttggaggggacatccCAACGATATCATTATTCCCCTGAACCCTCAAGTCTCATGTTTTTACATCGCAAAATAGAATCATCTCTTCCCAGCAGTCCTCTCAATGTCTTGACTCATTCCAACATCAAGTCCGAAGTCCCAAGTCCAAGTTCCTTCCACCAATGAACCTGTGAAAATCAAAACACATTATTTACTTTGAAGATACAATGAGGGtggaggcattgggtaaacattcccattccaaaagggagaagtcAGCCCAAAGGAAGGGGCCACAGACCCCATGcatgtctgaaatccagcagggaagccattaaatcttaaagcttcaaaataatgTCCTTGGACTCCCAGTCCCACATCCAGGGTACACTGGGGTGAGGGATGGGCTTCTAAGGCCTTGGGGAACTCCACTCTCATGACTTTACATGGTTCACCCCCCGCAGCTGCCCTCATGGGTTGGAGTTTGGtggctgcagcttctccatgCTCAAGATGCAAGCTGCcagtggctctaccattctggggcctggaggatggTGTCCTCCTTCCCACTGCTCAATTAAGCAGTGCCCCCATGGGGATCACTTACAGAAGTAAATGATccttccccacccctcacccctggGGTGATATCTGTGACCTTGTTCTTCACAGGGCACCCCACTGGGGTGTGTCCCATGCACCCACTTCCAGTCACCCTCCTCTTTCTAGCTCACTTTCTCCAGTGCTTTGATTCCACCAGAACTCTCAGTCCATTGATACAACCACGGCTTCACTGATCCTCAACCTCTCTGATACCTCTTCTTGTTttgttaacagctttattgacatATCATTCATATACCACATAGTTCACccatttaaggtatacaattcaatgctttcagtatattcacagagctgtGTACCCACCGCCATAATCAGTTGTAGAAAATTTCATAACCTCACGCCCTTTAATACCCCCCACTCACTACCCCACAGGACGGTTCTCCAGGCGGCTTCAGACCAACGCAATTTTCCCCGTGTCTCACTTGTGGTTCTCAGGCATGACTGCAGAGGGAGCTGAATCGACATTTCTGAAAGAAGACGTACAAATGACCAACGAGAGCTTGAAGAAATTCTCAGCATCATTCATCATCAGGGACacacaagtcaaaaccacaacaagGTGTCCTCTCATCCCACAGAATGGCCGCGATCAAAAAGGCAAATATAAATCCTGCAGAGGAAGTGAAGAAAGGGAACTCGTATGCTGTTAGTGGGAAGTTGTACAACCACTAAGGAAAAtggtttggaggttcctcaaaaagctcaAAATAGAGCTAACCCAGCAATCcgacatgatattttgatacatgtatacaatgtgtagaGATCATTCAGAGTGAACAGTATATCAtctcctcaaacatttatcatttctttgtgttgggaacactcAATATCTTCTCCTCTAGCTATCTGCAAAtgtgcaataaattattgttaactccAGTCATCATACAGTGCTACAGAACACTAGGGCTTACTCCCCCTGTGTGGCTGTAGTTTTGTATCTGTGAACCAGGCTCTCccttttccctcctccccaccccttcccagcccctggtaaccaccattctgccCTCTACTCCTGAAATCAACTTCTTTAGCTTGCACCTGTGAGTGAGATTATGCGgttcatctttctgtgcctggcttattgcatttaacataatgtcctccaagctcACCTGTATTTTCACATATGGCagaattttgttctgttttagggttaaatagaattccattgtgtgtatacagcatcttttcttttccattacttCTCCatgttttccattcatctgttgacaagCACTTAGGTGCTTTCATATTGTggctattgtgagcagtgctgcaataaacatggggtgcagatatctcttcaacacactgatttcttttcctttggatacacACCCCAtagagatcgtgccacagcactccagcctggatgacagagtgaggctctgtctcaaaaaaaaaaaaaaaatcctagaagaaaagtTAGGAAATTCCCTTCATGATCAGCCTTGGCAAAAAAAATTATGGCTAAGTCCTCATAAGCAattgctacaaaaacaaaaattgacaagcgggacctaattaaaccgaagagcttccgcacagcaagagaaactatcaggGAGTCAACACTCAACCTACAAAATGGGTGAAAATATTCACacactgtgcatctgacaaaagtctaatatctgcagtccataaggaacttaaacaaatcaacaagcaaaaaacaaataacttcatTAAGAAGTgagtaaaggatatgaacagacacttctcaaaagaagacatgcacaTGGCCAACAACTATAtgaaaatgctccacatcactaactATTAGgggaatgtaaatcaaaaccaccatgagataccatctcatatcagtcagaatggcttttgataaaaagtaaaaaacaaaacaaaacaaaaaaacctaaaatcagatgctggcaaagcttgagagaaaagggaacacttgtacactgttggtgggaatgtaaatgaattcaGCCACCacggagagcagtttggagatttctcaaagagctaagaATTGAAccactatttgacccagcaatctcattattggatatatacccaaaggaaaataaatctaccaaaagacacatgcatccATATGTTAACTGCAGTGCTATGCACAGaaacaaagatgtggaatcaacccaggtaccCATCAATGGAGGATTGGATAAAGAAGAtttggtacatacacaccatggaatactacgcagccataaaaaagaatgaagtcatatcttttgcagcaatatggatgaagctggaggccattatcctaagagaactaatgcagaagcagaaaaccaaataccacatattctcacttataagtgagagctaaacattgagtacacatggacataaagatgaaaacCATAGACACTGGGGAACAAtaggtgggaggaagggagggagggggcaaggGCTGAATACTGGGGAacaagaggagggagggagggggcaaggACTAAAAAACTACTGGGTACTACAGTCACTATTTTGGTGATGGATTCATTCATATTCCAAACCTCGgcatcatacaatatacccatgtgacaaacctgcacatgtactgcctgattctaaaataaaagttgaagaaaaagttctttatatactctAGATACTAGACGCTTATCAGATATCTGATTTGtaaatcttttcttcctttattatgTAGACTGTTctttcactttgttgatagtgtcctttggtgcaaaaatatttaacttttgatGGCATccaatgtatttgtatttttcttttgttgctggtGCTTTTGGTGTCCTATCTATGAATCCACACCGAATCCAAggtcatgttttcttttaatagttttatagaTTTGACTCTTAAATGTAGGCCTTTTgacccattttgaattaattattgtatgtggtgtgaggtaggggtccagcTCATTCCTGTGCATGTGGATGTctagtttcccagcaccatttgttgaagtaCTGCTCTTCCTCCATTGAATGATCTGGCAccctgtcaaaaatcagttggtcaTCTacatgagggtttatttctggctctcaattctattccactggttTATACATTTATTCTAACAGTGCTAAACTGCCCTGATGActgcagctttgtagtaagttttcaaATTGGCAAATGTGAGCCCTCCAACATTGTTCTTCCTTTTAAcattgttttagctattcaggatcccttgagattccacatgaactttaaaatcAGTCTGTGAATTTCTACAAAGAAGCCAGCTGCTTTCCTGATAGAGATTGCATAGACTCTGTAGATCAATTTTGGGGATATTGCCATCTGAAAAATGTTAAGTCTCCTGATACATGAACATTAGTCTGcttttgggctgccataacaaaataccatggatTTGGTGGCCCaacaacaggcatttattttctcacaattcagAAGTCCAAGATCGGGTGCAAGCAACTTTAGTTTCTGGTGCGGGCTCTCTCCTTGGGTTGCAGATGGCAGCTTTCCCACTCTttgctcacatggcctttcctttgtgtgtggagagagaaagagatggagggaggaagagagagagagagagagagaaagagagagcgagacAGAGGCAAATGCttcctggtgtctcttcttatgaaGATGCAAATCCTATGGAAGCCCTTATGACCTTATGTAACCTTAGAGAACTCATCTTCATATACAACCACAACGGGAGTGATGgattcaacatacgaatttgaaAGAACATAAATATTCAGTCCACAACAAATCTGGGATGTTTTAGatcttctttagtttctttcaacagtgttttgtcaCTTTCAGAGTTGCAAGTgagtagaaatacaattgatttttatatattggtcCTGTATTCTGAAAACTTGCTGGATTCGTTAGTTCTATAATCTATAAAACATTGGCcgagcacgatggctcatgcctataatcccagcactttgggagcccaaggcaggtggatcacatgaggccaagagttcaagaccagccaggccaacatggtgaaacctcatctctactaaaaatataaaaactagctgggcgtggtggtgcatgcctgtaatcacagctacttgggaggctgaggtgggagaattgcttgaacccaggaggcagaggttgtagtaagctgacattgtgccactgcactccaacaaccgagcgagaccctgtctcaaaaaaatctataaaacattaGTAGCTCTTACACATTGACAAGTAGAAGACAAACAACCAAGCTGTTGAAAAGGTGATTCTCtgataaacaaatggaaatgtgcaattaaaaatataaaaagtaaatcagACTCACTGGTAGTCAGATACATGGGATATTTTCTGTGGAGTCCTAATTATGGAAAAGGAGCCAGGGTGGTGGGACCaagggaaagcaaaaagagaaggcAGATAAGCTAcaagtctgcctttcttcatggtgCAAGACTTAGCCCTCCTGCGCAAATAACTCACATAAGTCACAATCTTCTTGCACTCAACTTATGACCTCAGttgatagaaaaatgcaaattagctcactgaaaccttggcATTATCAGCACTGCATGTAACCCTCTCCAGCACAAGCACCATCCTATAAAATCTCCAGCAGGCCTTTGTCTCCTGGCAGCCAGCTCCTCCCTTGCTGACCTGCCCTTTCCATTCTTGCAACGTATTTTCCTAcattctctaataaatctgcctttccttacctacaactgtcttggtaaattccttTTCTGCCCACGCTAGTGGACTCAGTTAATGGCTACCTGCAATATTTTATATCTACTAGACTGGCAAACATTAACAAGAATAATAACACCTACTGCTAGTGAAATTGGGGGGAAAGGTACTCTGATACATTGTTTTGGGGATATaatttattatagtttttttgaaaacaataataaaattaggtAATATCAATACAATTAGTCTTGAAATTActgaaaaaagattaaatgtaaacatattcatgtatacatatatatgtatgatatattatTTACAGTGTCAGAAAAAGAATCCTAGCAAATTGAAAATTAATACTAAAAGTCATACCCACTAAAAAATTAGATTACACCTGTACCAGTGGACTTGGAGAAATTTCTTCAAGGCTCTGGCTAGTGTGAAATGTAGATGCAGAGAAATGAGCCCTGTAGGATCTTATTTTAGTAGCaagcaataaaaatatcttttacacATACGTTGAGTGTGTGCCTGGGGTACATAGGACGGTGGCTGGGTGGAGTGGGGAAGGTGTGTAGgaatcaacaaaaagaaaatgacagtgaAAAGTGAGTCCAGTATGTGTGATCCTACTTATGgaaaaatttcatatatatgaatatgcatGTGCATAAAGAAACATAGACTTATACCCAGATCTACTTCCTAGGAGAGGCAACCATGATGCAGGttttagtgaaaaaaattaaGGGTCAAAGAAATGTGGATAATAAAATTCTAATTGGTAACAATACCCAATTGTGTATGTGCATCTATTTTTTATACATTGTATGTGcaaggaggagggttgggtgggGGTGC is a window encoding:
- the LOC112135541 gene encoding uncharacterized protein LOC112135541, giving the protein MQGEILSLNRRNLKVWVQSLRSYTGSTRGHSSWTGSSRAYSSWTGSSHKNHSPPWSPHRSHSWSSSRWAHSSWSHSPPWSPHRSHSPPWNPHRSHNPPWSPHKSHNPLWSPHRSHSWSRNRLAHSSTRACSSRLAQNSWSHSQSHSPHSRNHSPHSHSSPWFWWIEGGAGRGAGEREVQVWSSLSLGSLYTCPDVRHDTGSLSCDCLHCFSRALFFSPLLVTSSWLS